The window CGGGTATAGCGGTGAAAACTGTCGCCTTCCACCTCGGCGGCGCGCAGATTTAACTGGGCGAAAATTTTACGAAACGCGAGGCTGGTGGTGGTGGTCCCCGCGCCGCTGGATCCTGTTACCGCAATCACCGGATGTTTGGCAGACATAATAACTCCATGGATAGGTTAGTTTTTATTATAGTCAGCCGCCGGCTGCGGGTTATTCGCGAAACTGTTTTCGCGGCATAATGTTGACCGTTTCATGCAGTTCTGACCATACCAGTACAGCTTCGCCAGATTGTAACTGGCGTCGGACGTCGGCGACTTTTTGTTCGAGCGAACGTTCATGTTCACCATAATCGGTGCCTTCGCGCAAGACAAAGCTTTCAATCAGATTGTCCAGCGCTTCAGGGGATAAGTCCTGCCAGGGGATCTGCATGATTATGCCTCCAGATACGTTGTCAGCCAGTCGGGGATACGGGATTCCAGCCACATCTCAGGATGGCGCAGCGTGCCGCTAATAAACCCGACGTGTCCACCGTGCTCGGTTAACTGATATTCCACCTGTGAGGGCAGATTTTCCGGTTTGGGGATCACGTGGTGATCCATAAAAGGATCGTCCTTGGCGTGAATAATCAGCGTCGGTTTGGCGATCAGGTTGAGTAGTGGCATAGCGCTACACTGACGATAATAGTCTATCGCATCGGCAAAACCGTGGATTTTGGCGGTGATCAGATCGTCAAAGTCACGAATGCGGCGCAGGGACTTCAGCTGTGCCAGGCTTACCGGCAGCGAGCCAGGATAAGCTTCGAGCTTACGCGAGGCATTGGCTTTTAACAGATTAAGCAGATAGCGCTGGTAAACGCGGGAGAACCCT of the Citrobacter freundii genome contains:
- a CDS encoding YheU family protein; this encodes MQIPWQDLSPEALDNLIESFVLREGTDYGEHERSLEQKVADVRRQLQSGEAVLVWSELHETVNIMPRKQFRE